The following coding sequences are from one Nilaparvata lugens isolate BPH chromosome 6, ASM1435652v1, whole genome shotgun sequence window:
- the LOC111054718 gene encoding methyltransferase-like protein 25, giving the protein MAIHDRMNFKKSLPQVRHRLIEMTDYIKPFLPILECHMVNFYTNNLWSKNVPEKIKVEVEKCNLIVNEFFEESPSIKNSKELQTFIESAKKYFPSTLDVCLHEKEFYNLFKDWNCSRANTLLDNSFMSFKKSHEVEVMSNLIKYLSEGFGCSHILDLGGGKGYLGSVLALEHKLKVLSIDSSSSNTHAAGKRAQKMKKYWQGIRKRIETGITRKGKHWKANPSQNEVTDSPNSSLLSTDKANKEEKRINFIDLYKNVTMFVNPDTDVVGVLREKFKEENDDLSIALVGLHTCGNLGPSSIELFLKMKSVKLLLNVGCCYHLLTDKFEGEQETQVATNLCSYSAGFPMSQLLLSRGFRLTYNTRVVAAQSVDRIMQDKVIPSANLFYRALVEVLLVEKFKIEEIFKIGSIKCDSFPEYARKALKKFELQDKVTDHELDELFNKYEQHWSKLQIYFMMRVTLAPIVEAICLLDRLQYLHEQGIEEAYLVQLFDPVKSPRCYGILAVRD; this is encoded by the exons ATGGCTATTCATGATAGAATGAACTTCAAGAAATCCTTGCCTCAAGTCAGGCATAGATTGATTGAGATGACAGATTATATAAAACCATTCTTACCTATTCTGGAATGTCATATGGTTAACTTTTATACAAACAATCTCTGGAGCAAAAATGTGCCCGAGAAAATAAAAGTAGAGGTAGAGAAATGCAATTTGATAGTGAATGAGTTTTTTGAAGAATCACCATCAATCAAAAATAGCAAGGAATTGCAAACATTTATAGAATCtgctaaaaaatattttccttcaACTTTGGATGTATGTCTCCATGAAAAAGAGTTTTACAATCTCTTCAAAGATTGGAATTGCTCTCGAGCTAACACACTTCTTGATAACTCCTTCATGTCGTTCAAGAAGTCGCATGAAGTTGAAGTAATGAGTAACCTAATCAAGTATTTATCAGAAGGCTTTGGTTGCTCACATATTCTTGATCTTGGAGGAGGTAAAGGCTATTTGGGCTCAGTTCTAGCTTTGGAACATAAATTAAAAGTTCTTAGTATTGATTCGTCGAGTTCAAATACTCATGCAGCTGGAAAGAGAGCTCAAAAGATGAAG AAATATTGGCAAGGGATAAGAAAACGGATTGAAACTGGTATCACCAGAAAAGGAAAGCATTGGAAGGCAAACCCTTCACAAAATGAAGTTACCGACTCTCCCAACTCTTCATTGCTCTCTACAGATAAGGCTAATAAAGAGGAAAAAcgtataaattttattgatctGTACAAAAATGTAACTATGTTTGTGAATCCTGATACTGATGTTGTAGGCGTTTTGAGGGAAAAGTttaaagaagaaaatgatgacCTATCAATTGCATTGGTTGGTTTGCATACATGTGGAAACCTAGGGCCAAGCTCAATTGAACTATTCCTGAAAATGAAAAGTGTTAAACTACTTCTAAATGTTGGATGCTGCTATCATTTGCTGACTGACAAATTTGAGGGAGAGCAGGAAACCCAAGTAGCAACGAATCTTTGCTCTTATAGCGCTGGTTTTCCAATGAGTCAATTGCTTCTTTCAAGGGGATTTCGCTTGACTTACAATACTAGAGTTGTGGCAGCACAGTCTGTTGATAGGATCATGCAGGATAAAGTG ATTCCATCTGCAAACCTTTTTTATCGAGCTCTAGTGGAAGTATTATTGGTAGAGAAATTCAAGATAGAGGAGATTTTCAAGATAGGCTCTATCAAGTGTGACTCTTTTCCTGAATATGCAAGAAAAGCGTTGAAGAAGTTCGAATTACAAGATAAA GTCACGGATCATGAGCTGGATGAactattcaataaatatgaacAACATTGGAGCAAACTACAAATTTACTTTATGATGAGAGTGACACTTGCTCCTATTGTCGAGGCAATTTGTCTTCTCGATAGGCTACAATACCTACATGAGCAA GGAATTGAGGAGGCTTATCTAGTACAGCTGTTTGACCCAGTGAAATCTCCTCGCTGTTACGGAATACTTGCTGTCAGGGATTAA
- the LOC111054719 gene encoding protein LTO1 homolog, giving the protein MECDLNEDIDINDVFDDIALSEEKIVQNSFQEGLSKGVLEGEIEGFHLGYHRGSEIGSEIGFYSGFVDILISISTLKEDFPQKGIVILTKLKNLLLEFPRSNVEDCDMVQLLENIRSLYKKLCVMLKIDCRLPMKDELSF; this is encoded by the coding sequence atggaatGTGATTTAAATGAAGATATCGATATAAATGATGTTTTTGATGATATTGCATTATCAGaagaaaaaattgttcaaaacagTTTCCAAGAAGGTTTGAGTAAAGGCGTTTTGGAAGGTGAAATCGAAGGTTTCCATTTGGGATATCATAGAGGATCAGAAATAGGAAGTGAAATAGGTTTCTATAGTGGTTTTGTAGATATATTGATTTCCATTTCCACTTTGAAAGAAGATTTCCCTCAGAAGGGAATAGTTATTCTAACCAAGTTGAAAAACCTACTTCTTGAATTTCCTAGAAGTAATGTAGAAGACTGTGACATGGTTCAACTACTAGAAAACATTAGATCACTTTATAAGAAGTTGTGTGTCATGCTGAAAATTGACTGTAGACTACCGATGAAAGACGAACTGTCATTCTGA
- the LOC120351932 gene encoding proton-coupled amino acid transporter-like protein CG1139 codes for MKKNISTKHLFWEYVLRTAAVLITFVLAVAVPRLELFISLFGAFCLSALGIAFPAIIEICVMWPDNLGTGYYILFRNFLLILFGIAGLLVGTYTSISDIITSFSK; via the exons ATGAAGAAGAATATCTcaacaaaacatttattttggGAGTATGTTCTTCGTACCGCTGCAGTGCTAATCACAT TTGTACTAGCAGTTGCCGTGCCTCGCCTCGAACTGTTCATCTCGCTTTTTGGCGCATTCTGCCTTTCAGCACTGGGAATCGCTTTCCCGGCAATCATTGAGATCTGTGTCATGTGGCCTGACAACCTGGGCACCGGCTACTACATTCTCTTCCGCAACTTCCTGTTGATTCTGTTCGGTATTGCTGGTCTACTGGTTGGAACCTACACCAGTATCAGCGATATTATAACTTCTTTCTCGAAATAG